A region of Wenzhouxiangella sp. XN24 DNA encodes the following proteins:
- a CDS encoding transcriptional regulator, with amino-acid sequence MATFIESSIFTRVCSAYLDDDEQAELQQFLLLKPEAGQLVPGSGGVRKLRWARPGMGKRGGLRVIYYVQYEPMEFWMLTIYSKGSESNIPGHVLRKLVEAFRDG; translated from the coding sequence ATGGCCACGTTCATCGAATCGTCCATATTTACCCGGGTCTGTTCCGCATATCTGGACGACGACGAGCAGGCGGAGCTTCAGCAGTTTCTGTTGCTGAAGCCCGAAGCAGGCCAGCTGGTTCCTGGGTCCGGCGGAGTGCGGAAGCTTCGATGGGCGCGTCCTGGTATGGGTAAACGCGGTGGACTGAGGGTGATCTATTACGTGCAATACGAGCCTATGGAATTCTGGATGTTGACCATTTACTCAAAGGGCAGCGAGTCCAACATTCCTGGTCACGTACTGCGCAAACTGGTAGAGGCTTTCCGAGATGGCTAA